Proteins from a genomic interval of Moorena sp. SIOASIH:
- a CDS encoding DUF2232 domain-containing protein, with protein MSDSFDDGQAASPDLFAQSKNKPTKSTMESPKSNADVTEIGDQLTGEPNYPLEKREPRAVYKQSTSANSPNLINGLNPRPQTPITMVETAFLASTASLIWLINYYFPLGPILKMFFPVPIALVYLRRGSRASWMAALVSGLLLSVLMGIIRSIIFLIPYGLMGVQLGALWKGRASWLLSISMGTLIGTIGFFFRFWLFSILLGEDLWVYVMTQVTGLLDWWFVKLGLLFQPSLFLVQTLAIVMIIINNAIYLFVVHIVALLMLDRLGNPIPRPPNWVKVLLDYD; from the coding sequence ATGAGTGATTCTTTTGATGATGGTCAAGCTGCTTCACCAGATCTCTTTGCCCAATCTAAAAACAAACCCACAAAATCAACAATGGAATCCCCTAAGAGCAATGCTGATGTAACTGAGATCGGGGATCAATTAACTGGGGAGCCAAATTACCCACTAGAGAAGAGGGAACCTAGGGCAGTGTACAAACAATCCACTTCTGCGAACTCCCCTAACCTGATTAATGGTCTAAACCCTAGACCTCAGACACCCATAACCATGGTAGAAACAGCGTTTCTGGCCAGTACCGCCAGCTTGATTTGGCTGATTAATTATTACTTTCCTCTAGGACCAATACTCAAAATGTTTTTCCCAGTGCCGATTGCTTTAGTTTACCTAAGGAGGGGCAGTAGGGCATCCTGGATGGCAGCACTGGTTTCGGGGTTGTTACTATCAGTGCTTATGGGAATAATTCGCAGTATTATCTTTTTGATTCCTTATGGTCTGATGGGGGTGCAACTGGGAGCTTTGTGGAAAGGTCGAGCTAGCTGGCTGCTTTCTATTAGTATGGGTACGCTAATTGGTACTATAGGCTTCTTTTTTCGGTTTTGGTTGTTCTCAATTCTATTGGGGGAAGACCTCTGGGTTTACGTGATGACCCAGGTGACAGGATTATTGGATTGGTGGTTTGTCAAGCTGGGGTTGCTATTTCAGCCCAGTCTATTTCTAGTTCAAACTTTGGCTATAGTAATGATTATTATCAATAATGCCATTTATTTATTTGTAGTGCATATTGTAGCTTTACTAATGCTCGACCGATTAGGAAACCCGATTCCTAGACCACCAAACTGGGTAAAAGTTTTGCTGGATTACGATTGA
- a CDS encoding riboflavin synthase encodes MFTGLIQALGTIGPIGSDRFIVSGTSDAMDVILQDLEPGDSVAVDGICLTVEKILPTGFSTTASDETQGRTTLGQRLQTTSYVNLETSLRVGSKLGGHFVTGHIDGIGCLTQSLQTPNSWEMCFTAPASLTDVWQHKIARYLVPKGSIAVNGVSLTIAECDPNGSWFKVAVIPHSYTHTNLSHLRTGNWVNIESDILGKYVDKLLGNRVPAAEAMDEMSPEFLLEHGYLTSSHG; translated from the coding sequence GTGTTTACAGGATTAATTCAAGCCCTCGGCACAATTGGACCAATCGGAAGCGATCGCTTTATTGTCTCCGGTACCTCTGATGCTATGGATGTTATCTTACAGGATTTAGAACCTGGTGATAGTGTAGCAGTGGATGGAATTTGCCTAACGGTAGAGAAAATTTTGCCCACAGGCTTCTCGACCACTGCTTCTGATGAAACTCAGGGGCGCACCACCCTCGGACAACGGCTACAGACAACCTCCTACGTTAATTTGGAAACGTCTTTGCGTGTGGGTAGCAAGCTAGGGGGTCATTTTGTAACGGGTCACATTGACGGTATTGGCTGCTTAACGCAATCTTTACAAACACCAAACTCCTGGGAAATGTGCTTTACAGCACCAGCTTCTTTGACGGATGTGTGGCAGCATAAGATAGCCCGTTATCTTGTTCCTAAGGGTAGCATTGCTGTCAATGGGGTCAGCCTAACGATTGCTGAGTGTGACCCGAACGGCAGTTGGTTCAAAGTAGCGGTGATTCCCCATAGTTACACCCATACGAATCTTAGCCACTTACGGACTGGCAATTGGGTGAATATCGAAAGTGACATTTTAGGGAAATATGTCGATAAGTTGCTGGGTAATCGAGTACCAGCTGCTGAAGCGATGGATGAAATGTCCCCGGAATTTCTCCTAGAACATGGGTATTTGACATCCTCCCACGGCTGA
- a CDS encoding aldo/keto reductase has protein sequence MRYRRFGKTNLQLSMFSCGTMRCLASESNAQKTVQQVIAQGINHLETARGYGKSEEYLGNILKAGLSVPRDQLYITTKIQPTPDADLMSQWINDSLERLQLDYIDCLAIHGINTEEHLSWVKSDSGCMAAVQKVVAQGRINHVGFSTHGSIEVILGAIQTDFFEFINLHYYYFFQRNAAAIELANQKDMGIFIISPADKGGKLYTPPPKLEKLCHPFSPLELNYRFLLSDRRITTLSIGPANPDELTLPLSVANRDECLSPMEVAAFSRLETQLNNALGTDRCSQCYACLPCPETINIPEVLRLRNLALAYDMTEFGQYRYQMFENAGHWFRGVKGNRCTQCGDCLPRCPEQLDIPSLLCDTHQRLNGSPRRRLWG, from the coding sequence ATGCGTTATCGGCGGTTTGGTAAAACTAATCTCCAGCTTTCAATGTTTTCTTGCGGCACCATGCGTTGCTTAGCATCTGAGTCAAATGCTCAGAAGACAGTGCAACAGGTAATCGCTCAAGGAATTAACCACCTGGAAACTGCCAGGGGTTACGGCAAGAGTGAAGAGTACCTTGGTAACATCCTGAAAGCTGGATTGTCAGTACCACGAGACCAGCTATACATCACCACCAAGATTCAACCAACCCCTGATGCTGATTTGATGAGTCAGTGGATTAATGATTCCTTAGAACGTCTACAACTCGACTATATCGATTGTTTAGCAATTCATGGCATTAACACTGAGGAGCATCTGTCCTGGGTAAAGTCCGACAGCGGCTGTATGGCAGCTGTCCAAAAAGTCGTAGCCCAGGGACGTATAAACCATGTTGGTTTCTCAACCCACGGTTCAATAGAAGTGATTCTAGGGGCAATTCAGACAGATTTTTTTGAATTCATCAACCTGCATTACTATTACTTCTTTCAACGCAATGCTGCGGCGATTGAATTGGCTAATCAGAAGGATATGGGGATATTCATCATATCTCCTGCTGATAAAGGAGGCAAACTCTACACCCCACCACCAAAGTTAGAGAAACTGTGCCATCCCTTCTCGCCACTAGAACTGAACTATCGGTTTTTATTAAGCGATCGCCGCATTACCACCCTTAGTATTGGACCGGCTAACCCAGATGAGCTGACCCTGCCTTTGAGTGTGGCTAACCGAGATGAGTGCTTGAGCCCAATGGAAGTGGCAGCATTCTCTCGTTTGGAAACCCAATTGAACAATGCTCTAGGAACTGACCGCTGTAGTCAATGCTACGCTTGTCTACCTTGCCCAGAAACCATTAACATTCCAGAAGTCTTGCGGCTGCGCAATCTTGCTTTGGCTTACGACATGACCGAGTTTGGTCAATATCGCTATCAAATGTTTGAAAATGCTGGTCATTGGTTTAGGGGGGTCAAGGGAAACCGTTGTACCCAGTGTGGTGACTGTCTTCCCCGTTGCCCCGAACAACTGGATATTCCTTCCTTACTCTGTGATACCCACCAGCGTCTTAATGGTTCTCCTAGGCGTCGTCTTTGGGGATAA
- the sbnA gene encoding 2,3-diaminopropionate biosynthesis protein SbnA — translation MKKHKKTMVGILSAIGNTPLIQLSNLFDTTSINFFAKLESINPGGSIKDRTAIKMLENAIKNGNINKNTTVIESTSGNLGIGLAQACAYYKLKLICVVDPKASTQNIDIIKAYGGEIDYVSEPDPQTGEFLQARLKRVKMLCHKNPDFFWINQYSNIDNPLAHYETMREILEQLNEQVDYLFCAVSTCGTIRGCAEYIRKKNLNTQIIAVDVKGSQIFDNEQTIRRFPGMGAGVRSIHCNDELINGYILVSDQDCIRCCHQLVAREGILAGASSGGVVAAVEAMQNQMKSNSTCVMILPDRGDRYLKTLYSETWIKENFGEEYYKKLLSQNFRGTPAPKIQLFSVKG, via the coding sequence TTGAAAAAGCATAAAAAAACAATGGTAGGAATTCTAAGTGCAATTGGAAATACGCCTCTTATTCAACTGTCTAATCTCTTTGATACAACGTCAATAAACTTTTTTGCTAAATTAGAAAGTATTAATCCCGGTGGAAGTATTAAAGACCGAACTGCTATCAAAATGCTTGAAAATGCTATTAAAAATGGAAATATCAATAAAAATACTACTGTAATTGAATCAACTTCTGGAAATCTTGGTATAGGATTAGCCCAAGCATGTGCTTATTACAAATTAAAGTTGATTTGTGTCGTAGATCCGAAGGCTAGCACTCAAAATATCGATATTATCAAAGCCTATGGTGGAGAAATTGACTATGTATCAGAACCTGATCCTCAAACTGGTGAATTTCTCCAGGCAAGGCTAAAACGGGTAAAAATGCTATGCCATAAAAATCCAGATTTCTTCTGGATAAATCAGTATTCCAATATTGATAATCCATTAGCACATTATGAAACGATGCGCGAAATATTAGAACAACTAAACGAGCAAGTTGACTATTTGTTTTGTGCTGTGAGTACCTGCGGCACTATCAGGGGATGTGCAGAATACATCCGCAAAAAAAATCTCAATACACAAATTATTGCAGTGGATGTCAAGGGGAGTCAAATTTTTGACAATGAGCAAACAATAAGACGATTTCCAGGTATGGGAGCTGGAGTCAGAAGTATACATTGTAACGATGAGCTAATTAACGGTTATATCCTCGTTTCCGATCAAGATTGTATTCGTTGCTGTCATCAGCTTGTAGCACGGGAAGGAATTTTGGCAGGTGCTTCGTCAGGGGGGGTTGTTGCTGCGGTAGAGGCTATGCAAAACCAGATGAAAAGTAACAGCACCTGTGTTATGATCCTTCCTGACCGAGGTGACCGCTATTTAAAGACTCTTTATTCAGAAACGTGGATTAAAGAGAACTTTGGTGAAGAGTATTATAAAAAACTTCTCAGTCAGAATTTTCGTGGTACCCCTGCTCCTAAAATCCAGCTTTTTAGTGTGAAAGGGTAA
- a CDS encoding nicotinate-nucleotide--dimethylbenzimidazole phosphoribosyltransferase: protein MIRVYTQQVKAKRWLQQYQGCSPVFACILGFTATGLIPDISAAGATPDDRQYTAIADAEFLVNGVTRQPQYPLPPLTVGVSPVFISRAVVEAFNLPIYLFNAGLPHPPTVPAIDLGGIPAKCLSSGNALPLETVKRLFEQGLQWGEKLASVVGDSYLIISECVVGGTTTALSLLTGLGIDAAGKVNSSHPQCNHGQKWDVVQLGLQRAGLGGRGAGELPESEPRKKNSPSHPYHPAPLYSVTSSSSHPLTPSPLDHLKLVAAVGDPMQIAAAGMAMAASRRCGVLLAGGTQMLAVYTLAQALAESVLAYPSITEGNSLAWQPAQVVVGTTRWVAEDSTGDTVGLAQNIGSVPLLATQLSFTQSRYPQLHAYEQGYVKEGVGAGGCAIAAHLYKGWNSAELLQAIENLVEQYGLSLR, encoded by the coding sequence ATGATCCGAGTTTATACCCAGCAGGTAAAGGCAAAACGGTGGTTACAGCAGTATCAGGGATGCTCACCGGTATTTGCTTGTATTTTAGGATTCACTGCTACTGGGTTGATTCCAGACATTTCTGCTGCTGGTGCTACCCCAGATGATCGTCAGTATACTGCGATCGCTGATGCTGAGTTTTTGGTCAATGGAGTTACTCGCCAACCTCAATATCCCCTTCCTCCTCTAACTGTGGGAGTATCCCCTGTCTTTATTTCCCGTGCTGTAGTTGAGGCATTTAACCTACCCATCTATCTGTTCAATGCTGGTTTACCTCACCCTCCGACAGTACCAGCCATTGACTTAGGTGGTATTCCTGCTAAGTGCCTATCTTCTGGCAATGCCTTGCCCCTGGAAACAGTGAAACGGCTATTTGAGCAAGGTTTACAGTGGGGAGAAAAGCTAGCAAGTGTGGTTGGTGATAGCTATCTGATTATTAGTGAGTGTGTGGTTGGGGGAACTACCACCGCACTTAGCCTGCTCACTGGCTTGGGGATTGATGCAGCTGGCAAGGTTAACAGTAGCCATCCCCAGTGCAATCATGGTCAAAAGTGGGACGTGGTGCAGCTGGGGTTACAACGAGCTGGGTTAGGGGGTAGGGGAGCCGGGGAGCTTCCTGAAAGCGAACCTAGGAAGAAAAATTCACCGTCTCACCCCTACCACCCCGCACCTTTATACTCCGTCACCTCCTCATCCTCTCACCCCCTCACCCCCTCACCACTTGATCACTTAAAGCTAGTGGCAGCGGTGGGAGATCCGATGCAAATTGCCGCAGCAGGTATGGCCATGGCAGCTAGTCGTCGCTGTGGCGTTTTACTCGCTGGTGGTACCCAAATGCTAGCGGTTTATACCTTAGCACAGGCATTGGCAGAGTCGGTTTTAGCCTACCCCAGTATTACTGAGGGTAATTCCCTAGCATGGCAACCAGCACAAGTAGTTGTGGGAACAACTCGCTGGGTGGCAGAAGACTCGACTGGTGACACGGTTGGATTAGCACAAAATATTGGGAGTGTACCCCTTTTGGCAACACAATTGAGTTTTACCCAGTCTCGTTATCCTCAGCTACACGCATATGAGCAAGGATATGTCAAGGAAGGTGTGGGTGCTGGAGGATGTGCGATCGCAGCCCACCTTTATAAGGGTTGGAACTCGGCTGAATTACTTCAAGCCATTGAAAACTTGGTGGAGCAATATGGTCTTTCTCTGAGGTGA
- a CDS encoding extracellular solute-binding protein has translation MKRRSLILGASTIALSQLASGCTGQQASLKVRLLQNSIPVQLLGEFRKTLKSRATLNFDPEKQLSALFKLLTTLKEQGKSNNNQGRSLLDLIRIRSRTPISPDLVTLGDYWLKSAIEQKLIQPLKIETLSGWKELPPEYQKLVKRGDQTGQLDNSGKVWGAPYRWGATVIAYRRDKFKALGWTPTDWSDLWRESLRDRISVLDHPREVIGLTLKNLGLSYNQQDLNQVKDLKPALRQLAKQVKFYSSDHYLKPLVLGDTWVAVGWSTDILALRTRDRQIEAVVPQSGTALWSDVWVKPVSVSSASDSSESNSGSDLSKEWIQFCWQSKSAKQISLLTNAASPILVNMPRNTLPQDIQSNHLLLPEAAILNKCEFLHPLPESTQKEYQSLWKEMRST, from the coding sequence ATGAAACGACGCTCCTTGATACTAGGTGCTAGTACCATAGCCCTTAGTCAGTTAGCATCTGGTTGTACTGGACAACAAGCCTCTTTAAAGGTAAGGCTGTTGCAAAATTCAATCCCAGTTCAGCTGTTGGGTGAATTTCGTAAGACGTTAAAATCACGGGCTACCCTAAATTTTGACCCGGAGAAACAACTATCTGCTTTATTCAAACTCCTGACAACCTTGAAAGAGCAAGGCAAATCTAACAATAACCAAGGTCGCTCCCTCCTAGATTTGATCCGGATTAGATCTAGGACACCGATAAGTCCTGATTTAGTTACCCTAGGAGATTATTGGCTAAAGTCAGCCATTGAGCAGAAATTGATTCAACCTTTGAAGATAGAAACCTTGTCAGGATGGAAAGAACTGCCACCAGAGTACCAGAAACTCGTCAAACGTGGTGACCAAACTGGTCAGCTAGACAACTCAGGGAAAGTTTGGGGTGCTCCTTATCGCTGGGGTGCTACCGTCATTGCCTATCGCCGTGACAAGTTCAAAGCCTTAGGCTGGACTCCTACCGATTGGAGTGATTTGTGGCGTGAGTCTTTACGCGATCGCATTTCTGTATTAGACCACCCCCGAGAAGTGATTGGTTTAACCTTGAAAAACCTAGGCTTATCTTATAATCAACAGGATTTAAATCAAGTCAAAGACTTGAAACCAGCACTTCGACAACTGGCTAAACAGGTTAAATTCTACAGTTCGGATCACTACCTAAAACCTCTAGTGTTGGGGGATACCTGGGTAGCAGTGGGTTGGTCTACGGATATCCTGGCACTAAGAACACGCGATCGCCAAATTGAGGCAGTGGTGCCTCAGTCAGGAACAGCCCTGTGGTCAGATGTATGGGTAAAACCGGTATCAGTTAGCTCTGCTTCTGACTCCTCAGAAAGTAACTCTGGGTCGGATTTAAGCAAAGAGTGGATTCAATTTTGCTGGCAAAGCAAATCAGCCAAGCAAATTTCTCTACTGACTAATGCTGCTTCCCCGATTCTGGTTAATATGCCAAGAAATACGCTGCCACAAGATATCCAATCTAATCATCTACTGCTGCCAGAAGCAGCAATTCTTAACAAGTGTGAATTTCTCCATCCCTTACCAGAGTCTACACAAAAAGAGTATCAGTCCTTGTGGAAAGAAATGCGAAGTACTTGA
- a CDS encoding bifunctional nuclease family protein, giving the protein MIEMRVAGIAVDTVTRSPIVLLKDVLDRRALPIYIGQDQAKAIISALERQTPPRPLTHDLMVNFLEEWNIKLDRVIIHSLQDNTFYASLCVSQGETKKEIDARPSDAISIALRTGSPIWVMEEVIADASIPVDQDKDEEERRAFREFVSNIRPEDFLHRGGYSRGT; this is encoded by the coding sequence ATGATTGAAATGAGAGTTGCTGGCATTGCAGTAGATACTGTAACACGTAGCCCCATCGTGTTACTGAAAGATGTCTTAGATCGGCGTGCTCTGCCAATCTATATTGGGCAAGATCAAGCAAAGGCAATTATCAGTGCTTTGGAAAGACAAACACCACCCCGTCCCCTGACCCATGACCTAATGGTCAATTTTCTAGAGGAGTGGAACATAAAACTGGATCGTGTTATAATACACTCCCTCCAGGATAACACGTTCTATGCCAGCCTCTGTGTTAGTCAGGGTGAGACAAAGAAAGAAATTGATGCTCGACCAAGTGATGCCATCTCTATCGCCCTGCGTACTGGCAGTCCGATTTGGGTGATGGAAGAAGTTATTGCCGATGCTTCGATACCTGTAGACCAAGATAAGGACGAAGAGGAGCGTCGAGCTTTTCGGGAATTTGTCTCTAATATCCGCCCAGAAGATTTTCTCCACCGTGGAGGATATAGCCGTGGTACCTAA
- a CDS encoding Crp/Fnr family transcriptional regulator — MEDRYNSSEVNSNVHDSMASTPFFAGLPDSSVKKAIINMVTRSHPANRVILLENDWGGSVYFILDGWAKIRTYNMDGKEVTLNILGKGEIFGEMAALEEVPRSTDVITLTPTTIGSIPAQDFTQLIHTEPLAGVHLAQLMAKRLRQVNRRLRLRESDSTSRVADTLLFLAEGQGKLKQRGTEIPNLPHREISSLSGLARETVTRVLTKLEKKGLIMRDQDTLFICDLPAMEKMII; from the coding sequence ATGGAAGACCGATACAATTCATCTGAAGTTAACTCTAATGTTCATGATTCGATGGCTAGCACTCCTTTTTTTGCTGGCTTACCAGATTCTAGTGTCAAAAAAGCCATTATTAATATGGTTACCCGTAGCCATCCTGCAAATCGAGTGATTTTACTTGAGAATGACTGGGGGGGGTCTGTCTATTTCATCTTAGATGGTTGGGCAAAGATTCGCACCTATAACATGGATGGGAAGGAAGTGACCCTCAATATTCTTGGGAAAGGAGAAATCTTTGGTGAAATGGCAGCGTTAGAAGAAGTACCTCGTTCAACAGATGTGATTACCTTAACCCCTACAACCATTGGTAGTATACCCGCTCAGGATTTTACCCAGTTAATTCATACGGAACCTTTGGCTGGTGTCCACTTAGCTCAGTTGATGGCAAAGCGTCTGCGTCAGGTTAACCGACGCCTACGCTTGCGGGAGTCAGATAGTACCTCACGAGTGGCAGACACCTTGTTGTTTCTAGCTGAAGGACAAGGCAAATTGAAACAAAGAGGAACTGAGATTCCTAACTTACCTCATCGAGAGATAAGTAGCCTTAGTGGATTGGCGCGGGAGACGGTCACACGAGTCCTGACAAAGCTGGAGAAGAAAGGCTTGATCATGCGGGATCAGGATACCCTTTTTATCTGTGATCTGCCTGCTATGGAAAAGATGATTATCTAG
- a CDS encoding ISAs1 family transposase — translation MTQLLKLLNLKGAVVTLDAMGTQIEIVQEIQRGEGDYVLALKGNQGQLCEQVKAWFDQGQAHHWQGIDYSYDQTTESGHHPLETREVWAVPVTQLPPKHRQNQWLGLTTVVMVRSYRQLWNKTTTEVRLYLSSLEADAQRHHQVIRSHLLY, via the coding sequence TTGACACAACTGCTGAAGTTGCTCAACCTCAAGGGAGCTGTAGTCACCTTGGATGCTATGGGTACTCAAATAGAGATTGTCCAGGAAATCCAGCGGGGAGAAGGGGACTATGTCCTGGCCCTCAAAGGTAATCAAGGTCAGCTCTGTGAGCAGGTAAAAGCTTGGTTTGACCAAGGTCAAGCTCACCATTGGCAGGGGATTGACTACAGCTATGATCAAACTACTGAAAGTGGGCATCATCCCCTGGAAACCCGGGAAGTTTGGGCAGTGCCAGTAACTCAATTACCACCAAAGCATCGCCAAAATCAGTGGTTGGGTTTAACCACAGTAGTGATGGTTCGCTCTTACAGACAATTATGGAACAAAACAACCACAGAGGTGAGGTTGTACCTCAGTAGCTTGGAAGCGGATGCCCAGCGGCACCATCAAGTGATTCGCTCCCACCTTTTGTATTGA
- the sbnB gene encoding 2,3-diaminopropionate biosynthesis protein SbnB produces MPQKSDIIILKQQEIESLLNKQENKIMDVVQQAYELHSQGKSVLPHSSFLTFPDNLSNRIIALPAYLGEPFNVAGIKWIASFPANIERDIARASAVLILNSMETGHPLSIMESSIISAKRTAASAALAAKNLVNEDVIEAGFIGCGLINLEIFRFLSTIFQSLKTLTIFDKQPERATAFVSKVQDIAPSCHLKVATSAEQVLESTPLISLATTAATPYIYELPTVQLDSRTILLISLRDISPQIISTNINIVDDPDHVCRANTSIHLAQQQEGNTDFIKGTLVDVIQKRISLREKSNDTVIFSPFGLGVLDVALGKFIYDLALNNNLGTKIESFISD; encoded by the coding sequence ATGCCGCAAAAATCAGATATCATAATTTTAAAACAACAAGAAATTGAATCATTGTTAAACAAGCAGGAAAATAAAATTATGGATGTGGTGCAACAGGCATATGAGCTACATTCTCAAGGAAAAAGTGTATTGCCACACTCGTCATTTTTAACATTTCCTGATAACCTGAGCAATCGTATCATTGCTTTGCCAGCTTACTTGGGAGAACCCTTTAATGTAGCAGGTATCAAATGGATTGCATCTTTTCCAGCTAATATTGAGCGGGATATAGCAAGGGCTTCTGCAGTGTTAATACTCAATTCCATGGAAACTGGACATCCCCTCAGCATCATGGAAAGTTCAATTATTAGTGCCAAGAGAACCGCTGCTAGTGCAGCCCTTGCCGCCAAAAACTTGGTCAATGAGGATGTGATTGAAGCCGGGTTTATCGGATGCGGGCTAATCAATCTTGAGATCTTCCGATTTCTTTCCACGATTTTTCAGAGCTTGAAAACATTGACGATATTTGACAAGCAGCCTGAACGCGCAACAGCTTTTGTCTCAAAAGTTCAAGATATTGCTCCAAGTTGTCATCTGAAAGTTGCCACATCGGCAGAACAGGTTCTAGAGTCTACTCCTCTCATTTCACTGGCAACAACCGCAGCCACCCCTTATATCTATGAATTACCTACTGTTCAGTTAGATTCTAGGACTATCTTGCTTATCTCATTACGGGATATATCGCCGCAAATTATTTCAACAAACATTAACATTGTAGATGATCCAGACCATGTTTGCCGTGCCAATACTTCAATCCACCTGGCCCAACAACAAGAAGGTAATACTGATTTTATCAAAGGAACACTTGTTGATGTGATCCAGAAACGTATCTCTCTCAGAGAAAAATCTAATGATACTGTCATTTTTAGTCCTTTCGGGCTGGGCGTTCTGGATGTTGCACTGGGCAAATTTATCTATGATTTGGCACTAAATAATAATCTGGGAACAAAAATTGAATCGTTTATAAGTGATTAA
- a CDS encoding methyltransferase domain-containing protein has product MSEYIKAEYGALAKNELIQNNRASMLASGYTDIQLDMLPSKAIMGIACGNPTSACDLQPGMKLLDLGCGVGTDVILGGLKVMPGGLSIGLDFLPEMIKRAKECAAECTALDESATDFYVQDIGLVKYDFDNNFFDYVISNCCICLVNHNKVFPEVFRVLKPGGNFVFCEEAYKAEASMPPELDKLIKEAIDKKITPISNNSVASRIFRIYVALAKNNAIEKEKILELLRQTGFEDPQVLHERPQLLSMSEPLEMESDRLSDSELQEYTRCLEQTLKKIDVNDYMTFVTINAQKS; this is encoded by the coding sequence ATGTCAGAATACATTAAAGCTGAGTATGGAGCTTTAGCAAAAAATGAATTAATTCAAAATAATAGGGCAAGCATGTTGGCAAGCGGATATACTGACATACAGCTTGATATGTTACCTTCCAAAGCCATTATGGGAATTGCCTGCGGTAATCCTACCTCAGCTTGTGATTTGCAACCTGGAATGAAGCTTCTTGATTTAGGATGCGGAGTAGGGACAGATGTTATACTCGGCGGACTGAAAGTGATGCCGGGCGGGCTGTCTATTGGATTAGATTTCTTGCCTGAGATGATTAAAAGAGCCAAGGAATGTGCAGCAGAATGCACTGCTCTTGATGAGAGTGCGACAGATTTTTATGTTCAAGATATAGGTTTGGTAAAGTATGATTTTGACAATAATTTCTTCGATTATGTCATATCGAATTGCTGTATTTGTCTTGTGAATCATAATAAAGTATTTCCTGAAGTTTTTCGAGTGTTAAAGCCGGGAGGGAATTTTGTGTTTTGTGAAGAGGCTTACAAGGCTGAAGCTTCAATGCCTCCAGAGCTAGATAAGTTAATAAAAGAAGCCATAGATAAAAAAATTACTCCAATCAGCAATAATTCTGTTGCCAGCAGAATATTCAGGATTTATGTGGCACTTGCCAAAAACAATGCCATTGAAAAAGAGAAGATTCTCGAGCTGCTGAGACAGACTGGATTTGAAGACCCGCAAGTGCTTCACGAAAGACCTCAATTGCTTTCTATGTCTGAACCACTTGAAATGGAAAGTGACAGATTATCGGACAGCGAATTACAAGAGTATACAAGATGTTTAGAACAAACGTTAAAAAAAATCGATGTCAATGACTATATGACATTTGTTACGATCAATGCGCAAAAGTCATAA